One region of Streptomyces subrutilus genomic DNA includes:
- a CDS encoding M23 family metallopeptidase yields MSAKRVITPRTRITVGATALGVALALGAGTTAAFADTTRTALTGTAELVAEQAAAQAAGAANAAKASTAGKSGLWDKPLEKYTLSATFGKGGSMWSRKHSGQDFAVPVGTPVDAVAAGTVVKAGPNGGGDGPAYGNAIVIKHANNTYSQYAHLSKIQVRIGQKVAVDQQIALSGNTGNSSGPHLHFEIRTTPNYGSAVNPVAFLRTVGVTI; encoded by the coding sequence ATGTCCGCGAAGCGCGTCATCACCCCCCGTACCCGTATCACCGTCGGCGCAACCGCTCTCGGCGTGGCGCTGGCCCTCGGGGCCGGGACGACCGCCGCCTTCGCCGACACGACGCGGACCGCCCTCACCGGGACCGCCGAGCTGGTCGCCGAGCAGGCCGCGGCCCAGGCCGCCGGCGCCGCGAACGCCGCGAAGGCGTCGACCGCCGGGAAGTCCGGCCTGTGGGACAAGCCGCTCGAGAAGTACACGCTGTCCGCGACCTTCGGCAAGGGCGGCAGCATGTGGTCCCGCAAGCACTCCGGCCAGGACTTCGCCGTCCCGGTCGGCACCCCGGTCGACGCCGTGGCCGCGGGCACCGTCGTCAAGGCGGGCCCCAACGGCGGCGGCGACGGCCCCGCGTACGGCAACGCCATCGTGATCAAGCACGCGAACAACACGTACTCGCAGTACGCGCACCTCTCGAAGATCCAGGTCAGGATCGGCCAGAAGGTCGCCGTCGACCAGCAGATCGCGCTGTCCGGCAACACCGGGAACTCCAGCGGCCCGCACCTCCACTTCGAGATCCGGACCACCCCGAACTACGGCTCCGCCGTCAACCCGGTGGCCTTCCTGCGCACCGTGGGCGTCACCATCTGA
- a CDS encoding ATP-dependent Clp protease ATP-binding subunit: protein MFERFTDRARRVVVLAQEEARMLNHNYIGTEHILLGLIHEGEGVAAKALESLGISLEAVRQQVEEIIGQGQQAPSGHIPFTPRAKKVLELSLREALQLGHNYIGTEHILLGLIREGEGVAAQVLVKLGADLNRVRQQVIQLLSGYTGGGKESATAGGPAEGTPSTSLVLDQFGRNLTQAARESKLDPVIGREKEIERVMQVLSRRTKNNPVLIGEPGVGKTAVVEGLAQAIVKGEVPETLKDKHLYTLDLGALVAGSRYRGDFEERLKKVLKEIRTRGDIILFIDELHTLVGAGAAEGAIDAASILKPMLARGELQTIGATTLDEYRKHLEKDAALERRFQPIQVAEPSLPHTIEILKGLRDRYEAHHRVSITDEALVQAATLADRYISDRFLPDKAIDLIDEAGSRMRIRRMTAPPDLREFDEKIAGVRRDKESAIDSQDFEKAASLRDKEKQLLAAKTKREKEWKAGDMDVVAEVDGELIAEVLATATGIPVFKLTEEESSRLLRMEDELHRRVIGQKDAIRALSQAIRRTRAGLKDPKRPGGSFIFAGPSGVGKTELSKTLAEFLFGDEDALISLDMSEFSEKHTVSRLFGSPPGYVGYEEGGQLTEKVRRKPFSVVLFDEVEKAHPDIFNSLLQILEDGRLTDSQGRVVDFKNTVIIMTTNLGTRDISKGFNLGFAAQGDTKTGYDRMKAKVNEELKQHFRPEFLNRVDDTVVFHQLTQEDIIQIVDLMIAKVDERLKDRDMGIELSGDAKQLLAKRGYDPIMGARPLRRTIQREIEDMLSEKILFGELRPGHIVVVGVEGEGEEAKFTFRGEEKSALPDLPPIEATGSGPDLSKGA, encoded by the coding sequence GGGCTTGATCCACGAGGGTGAGGGTGTCGCCGCTAAGGCCCTGGAGAGCCTCGGGATTTCGCTCGAGGCTGTTCGCCAGCAGGTTGAGGAGATCATCGGCCAGGGGCAGCAGGCCCCGTCCGGCCACATCCCCTTCACCCCGCGGGCGAAGAAGGTCCTGGAGCTTTCGCTCCGAGAGGCCCTCCAGCTCGGCCACAACTACATCGGCACCGAGCACATCCTGCTCGGCCTGATCCGCGAGGGCGAGGGCGTCGCCGCCCAGGTCCTCGTGAAGCTGGGCGCCGATCTCAACCGAGTCCGGCAGCAGGTCATCCAGCTGCTCTCCGGCTACACCGGCGGAGGCAAGGAGTCGGCCACGGCCGGCGGCCCGGCCGAGGGCACGCCCTCGACCTCGCTCGTCCTGGACCAGTTCGGCCGCAACCTCACCCAGGCGGCCCGCGAATCCAAGCTCGACCCGGTCATCGGGCGCGAGAAGGAGATCGAGCGGGTCATGCAGGTGCTGTCCCGCCGGACCAAGAACAACCCGGTCCTCATCGGCGAGCCCGGCGTCGGCAAGACCGCCGTCGTCGAGGGGCTGGCGCAGGCGATCGTCAAGGGCGAGGTCCCCGAGACCCTCAAGGACAAGCACCTCTACACGCTTGACCTCGGCGCCCTGGTCGCCGGTTCGCGCTACCGCGGTGACTTCGAGGAGCGCCTGAAGAAGGTGCTCAAGGAGATCCGCACCCGCGGCGACATCATCCTGTTCATCGACGAGCTCCACACCCTGGTGGGTGCGGGCGCCGCCGAGGGCGCGATCGACGCCGCGAGCATCCTCAAGCCCATGCTGGCCCGTGGTGAGCTCCAGACCATCGGTGCCACGACGCTCGACGAGTACCGCAAGCACCTCGAGAAGGACGCGGCCCTCGAGCGCCGCTTCCAGCCGATCCAGGTGGCGGAGCCTTCCCTCCCCCACACGATCGAGATCCTCAAGGGCCTGCGCGACCGCTACGAGGCCCACCACCGCGTCTCCATCACGGACGAGGCCCTCGTCCAGGCGGCGACGCTGGCGGACCGGTACATCTCGGACCGCTTCCTGCCGGACAAGGCGATCGACCTGATCGACGAGGCCGGCTCCCGGATGCGCATCCGCCGGATGACCGCGCCGCCGGACCTCCGCGAGTTCGACGAGAAGATCGCGGGCGTGCGCCGCGACAAGGAGTCGGCCATCGACTCCCAGGACTTCGAGAAGGCGGCGTCTCTCCGTGACAAGGAGAAGCAGCTGCTGGCGGCGAAGACCAAGCGCGAGAAGGAATGGAAGGCCGGCGACATGGACGTCGTCGCCGAGGTCGACGGCGAGCTCATCGCCGAAGTCCTCGCGACCGCGACCGGCATTCCCGTCTTCAAGCTCACCGAGGAGGAGTCCTCGCGACTGCTCCGCATGGAGGACGAGCTCCACCGTCGGGTCATCGGCCAGAAGGACGCCATCAGGGCGCTCTCCCAGGCGATCCGCCGTACCCGTGCGGGTCTGAAGGACCCGAAGCGCCCGGGTGGCTCGTTCATCTTCGCCGGCCCGTCCGGTGTCGGTAAGACCGAGCTCTCGAAGACGCTCGCCGAATTCCTCTTCGGCGACGAGGACGCGCTGATCTCCCTCGACATGTCGGAGTTCAGCGAGAAGCACACGGTTTCCCGTCTCTTCGGTTCGCCCCCCGGCTACGTGGGCTACGAAGAGGGCGGCCAGCTCACCGAGAAGGTGCGCCGCAAGCCGTTCTCCGTCGTCCTCTTCGACGAGGTCGAGAAGGCCCACCCGGATATCTTCAATTCCCTTCTCCAGATCCTGGAGGACGGTCGCCTGACCGACTCCCAGGGCCGGGTCGTGGACTTCAAGAACACGGTCATCATCATGACCACCAACCTGGGTACCCGGGACATCTCGAAGGGCTTCAACCTGGGCTTCGCGGCCCAGGGCGACACCAAGACCGGCTACGACCGGATGAAGGCGAAGGTCAACGAAGAGCTCAAGCAGCACTTCCGGCCCGAGTTCCTGAACCGCGTCGACGACACGGTCGTCTTCCACCAGCTCACGCAGGAAGACATCATCCAGATCGTCGACCTGATGATCGCCAAGGTCGACGAGCGCCTCAAGGACCGCGACATGGGCATCGAGCTCAGCGGTGACGCGAAGCAGCTCCTGGCCAAGCGCGGCTACGACCCGATCATGGGTGCCCGGCCGCTGCGCCGGACGATCCAGCGCGAGATCGAGGACATGCTGTCGGAGAAGATCCTCTTCGGCGAGCTGCGTCCCGGACACATCGTGGTGGTGGGCGTGGAGGGTGAGGGCGAGGAAGCCAAGTTCACCTTCCGCGGCGAGGAGAAGTCGGCTCTGCCCGACCTCCCCCCGATCGAGGCCACGGGCTCCGGCCCGGACCTGTCGAAGGGCGCGTGA